The Tumebacillus sp. BK434 region GGACGCTAGTGGTCTTTACGCGTTTTACAGCGGACTTGATGTTCGGCATCTATTTTCACCTCCATATCGAGTGCAATATCCATAAAAAGCACAAGTGATATTTTATCATGGGCATTGCTAGAATGCAACCGTTCTGCCGATTTGCATATTTTCGCAGGGGTTTTGTTACTCTACTGGATAAGTTTGTTGCATCGAATCTATCTGGATGATGAGGTGAAGTCTGTGGCAAGAGAGTTTCGTTTTCCAAGACAAGCGGAGCAGACGGAGATCGATTGGAATTCGTACAGCGTGAATACAGACCTGGCGCTGGAGGCGCATCAGATTTTTTCGCCGCAGCACGGCGGCACGATTCCCGGCGTCAAATCGTCGAGCGAAGAGCTTGACGGGATCACGATCACCCGGCTGTCGATCGAAGATGAGGTCGGCTCAAAGATTATGGGCAAGATGGTCGGCAACTACCTGACGTTTGAAGTGCCGGGGCTGCGCTATAAAGACCCCGATCTGCAAAAGCGGGTCGCAGAGCAGTTTGCCGAGGAGCTGAAAAAATTCGTCTCGCTGCCGGAGGAGGCGACCGTGCTGGTGATCGGGCTTGGCAACCGCAAGGTGACGCCCGACGCGCTGGGGCCGCTGGTGTGCGACAACCTGTTCGTGACCCGCCATCTGTTCGACCACATGCCGGAGCTGGTCGAGCAGGGCGGCTACCGTCCCGTCGCAGCGGTGGCGCCCGGCGTGCTCGGCATCACCGGGATCGAGACGAGCGAGATCGTGCACG contains the following coding sequences:
- the gpr gene encoding GPR endopeptidase, producing the protein MAREFRFPRQAEQTEIDWNSYSVNTDLALEAHQIFSPQHGGTIPGVKSSSEELDGITITRLSIEDEVGSKIMGKMVGNYLTFEVPGLRYKDPDLQKRVAEQFAEELKKFVSLPEEATVLVIGLGNRKVTPDALGPLVCDNLFVTRHLFDHMPELVEQGGYRPVAAVAPGVLGITGIETSEIVHGIVKKIKPDLVIAVDALAARSLERVNTTIQVADVGISPGAGVGNKRKGLNKKSLGVPVIAVGVPTVVDAVTITSDAMDLLVQRLERDVPGNGMTKLLGGFDEGEKKQLIFELLQPLGQNLMVTPKEVDTFVEDIANVLANGLNVALHDAISMDDASLFTH